The Pedobacter mucosus genome window below encodes:
- a CDS encoding energy transducer TonB, which produces MKLLHSLLFILTTFNAFAQKSDSTHTHFRIIRGGLIEHSTELKSIKNVKNGISEIKSGKALLAMGMYKDGNRVGRWRFYKNADSVEQVYNYTTKKLEYNSTINNILYEIDSLKVGDTVVYPAKIGGFYTSLYFLRNKFQPSRDFRAYPGEHSVFLVFYLDENGKLTKYETETGGGNLKKLDIIDLKKMLPVDFEFVPAYVNGKPVASRLIYSGKLTVN; this is translated from the coding sequence ATGAAATTATTGCACTCTCTCCTCTTCATTTTGACTACTTTTAATGCATTTGCACAAAAAAGCGATTCAACACATACCCACTTCCGAATTATTCGAGGTGGATTAATTGAACATTCTACTGAATTAAAATCAATAAAAAATGTAAAAAATGGCATTTCTGAAATAAAATCAGGCAAAGCATTACTTGCTATGGGTATGTATAAAGATGGTAATAGAGTAGGCAGGTGGCGTTTCTATAAAAATGCTGATTCGGTAGAGCAGGTTTATAATTACACAACAAAAAAATTAGAATATAATAGCACTATCAATAATATTCTATACGAGATAGACTCTTTAAAAGTTGGTGATACGGTTGTTTATCCTGCAAAAATAGGTGGTTTTTACACCAGTTTATATTTTCTAAGGAATAAATTTCAACCATCAAGAGATTTTAGAGCTTATCCAGGTGAACATTCCGTATTCTTAGTTTTCTATCTAGATGAGAATGGAAAACTTACAAAATATGAAACAGAAACAGGTGGAGGTAATTTAAAAAAACTTGATATAATCGACTTAAAAAAAATGCTCCCTGTAGATTTTGAATTTGTGCCTGCATACGTAAATGGTAAACCAGTTGCTAGTCGACTAATTTATAGCGGCAAACTTACCGTTAATTAA
- a CDS encoding ABC-F family ATP-binding cassette domain-containing protein, which translates to MISVSNLSLRYGKRTLFEDVNLKFNQGNCYGVIGANGAGKSTFLKILSGEVSQTSGSVAFTPGERMAVLKQNHHEFDDYSVLETVMMGHKELYAIMKEKDAIYMKEDFTEKDGERAGELENIFAEKDGWNMESNAATMLSNLGILADNHNKLLKELDNTQKVRVLLAQALFGDPDILLLDEPTNDLDIETIAWLENFLADYQNIVLVVSHDRHFLDAVCTHIVDIDFSKMNIYSGNYTFWYESSQLALKQRSDQNKKTEEKVKELQEFIRRFSANASKSKQATSRKKALDKIDISEIKASSRKYPAIIFNNTGREAGDQILQVDALGKSGNDGLLFDKVTFMVNKGDKIAVISQNSLATAAFYDVLSGRDTDFKGEFKWGVTISTADIPNDSSEYFAGKDENLVDWLREYSGTDADEQFVRSFLGRMLFSGEEVLKNVKVLSGGEKMRCMFSRMMLQQANLLMFDEPTNHLDLESIEALNNGMKDFKGAILFTSRDHQLTETVANRIIEITPKGTIDKLMTYDEYINSDEVAKLREQMYA; encoded by the coding sequence ATGATTTCAGTTTCTAATTTATCGTTACGATACGGCAAACGCACATTATTTGAAGATGTTAACTTAAAATTTAACCAAGGCAATTGCTATGGTGTAATTGGGGCTAACGGCGCAGGAAAATCAACTTTCCTTAAAATTTTATCTGGTGAAGTGAGTCAAACCTCTGGTAGTGTAGCTTTTACACCTGGAGAACGTATGGCTGTATTGAAGCAAAATCACCATGAATTTGATGATTATTCCGTATTAGAAACCGTAATGATGGGGCATAAAGAGCTTTATGCCATCATGAAAGAGAAAGATGCGATCTACATGAAGGAAGATTTTACCGAAAAAGACGGCGAACGTGCTGGCGAATTGGAAAACATCTTTGCTGAAAAAGATGGCTGGAACATGGAAAGCAACGCAGCAACCATGTTAAGTAATTTGGGTATTCTTGCTGATAACCATAATAAGCTTTTAAAAGAATTAGATAACACTCAAAAAGTACGCGTATTACTAGCACAAGCACTTTTTGGTGATCCAGATATTTTATTATTAGATGAGCCTACCAACGATTTAGATATTGAAACTATTGCTTGGTTGGAAAACTTTTTAGCCGATTATCAAAATATTGTATTGGTTGTTTCTCACGATAGGCACTTTTTAGATGCAGTTTGCACACATATTGTGGATATTGATTTCAGCAAAATGAACATTTATTCTGGAAATTATACTTTCTGGTATGAATCAAGTCAGTTGGCTTTGAAACAACGCAGCGATCAGAATAAAAAGACGGAAGAGAAAGTTAAGGAACTGCAAGAATTTATCCGCAGGTTTAGTGCAAATGCTTCAAAATCAAAGCAAGCAACTTCACGTAAAAAAGCTTTGGATAAAATTGATATTTCAGAGATTAAGGCATCGAGCAGAAAGTACCCGGCTATTATTTTTAACAATACGGGTAGAGAAGCTGGTGATCAGATTTTACAAGTTGATGCTTTAGGCAAAAGTGGCAACGACGGACTTTTATTCGATAAAGTTACTTTTATGGTAAATAAAGGCGATAAAATTGCTGTCATTTCGCAAAATAGTTTGGCTACTGCTGCTTTCTATGATGTACTTTCAGGTCGGGATACTGATTTCAAAGGTGAATTTAAATGGGGTGTTACCATTAGCACCGCTGATATTCCAAATGATAGCTCTGAATATTTTGCCGGAAAAGATGAAAACTTGGTAGACTGGTTACGTGAATACTCCGGAACAGATGCCGATGAACAATTTGTACGTAGCTTTTTAGGACGTATGTTATTTTCTGGTGAGGAGGTTTTGAAGAATGTAAAAGTGCTTTCTGGAGGCGAAAAAATGCGTTGTATGTTCTCAAGAATGATGTTGCAACAAGCTAATTTATTGATGTTTGATGAGCCAACCAATCACCTTGATCTAGAATCTATTGAAGCTTTAAACAACGGCATGAAAGATTTTAAAGGTGCAATTTTGTTTACCTCACGAGATCATCAATTAACGGAAACGGTTGCCAACCGCATTATCGAAATTACACCAAAAGGAACAATTGATAAGCTAATGACTTACGATGAATACATTAACAGTGATGAAGTTGCAAAACTTCGTGAGCAGATGTATGCTTAG
- a CDS encoding RNA polymerase sigma factor encodes MIKKILSFEEILKGCVKNNNSCKEMMYKSFYGYLMGIILRYTRNISDSEELVNDTFIKIFKNIETFKSPKNPEELSRSFKGWIAQIASRTAIDKIRTTKIQFYVDDLLEHEHPVTSVSIASDLHVTDILNLLNHLPDTQRLVFNLYEIEGFAHEEISKMLTIPENSSRVYLTRAKQKLRTLYLNTSTNSYKKNG; translated from the coding sequence GTGATAAAAAAAATACTCAGTTTTGAGGAAATTTTGAAAGGCTGTGTAAAAAACAACAATAGCTGTAAAGAAATGATGTATAAATCATTTTATGGCTATCTGATGGGCATTATTTTAAGATACACAAGAAACATATCAGATAGTGAAGAACTGGTAAACGACACTTTTATTAAGATCTTTAAAAATATCGAGACCTTTAAATCGCCTAAAAATCCTGAAGAATTAAGTAGGTCTTTTAAAGGTTGGATTGCACAAATAGCTTCCCGAACGGCAATTGATAAAATCCGGACAACCAAAATCCAGTTTTATGTAGATGATTTATTGGAACATGAACATCCGGTTACGAGTGTCTCTATTGCATCAGACCTACATGTTACCGACATTTTAAATTTATTAAACCATTTACCCGATACGCAGCGATTGGTGTTCAATTTATATGAAATTGAGGGATTTGCACATGAAGAAATATCGAAAATGTTAACCATTCCAGAAAACTCTAGTCGGGTTTACCTCACAAGAGCAAAACAAAAGTTGCGTACACTTTACTTAAATACCTCGACTAATTCATATAAAAAAAATGGATAA
- a CDS encoding FKBP-type peptidyl-prolyl cis-trans isomerase, producing the protein MNISPNSVVALTYELHTTNEEGKQVFVEKADEENPLVFLYGVGMMLPKFEEHLTGFGTGDEYSFELSAADGYGEIDPGAFADLPKTMFTEAGGELPSVGDVIPLQDNNGNEFRAGVTAVHDENISVDLNHPMAGKNLMFSGVILNVREATQDELTHGHAHGADGHSGH; encoded by the coding sequence ATGAACATTTCACCAAACTCTGTAGTGGCATTAACTTATGAACTGCATACTACTAACGAAGAAGGAAAACAAGTTTTTGTAGAAAAAGCTGATGAAGAAAATCCTTTAGTATTTTTATATGGCGTTGGCATGATGTTGCCAAAGTTCGAAGAGCATTTAACTGGTTTTGGTACTGGTGATGAATATAGCTTTGAATTATCAGCGGCTGATGGTTATGGAGAAATTGATCCAGGCGCTTTTGCCGATCTTCCGAAAACCATGTTTACTGAAGCTGGCGGAGAACTGCCAAGTGTTGGTGATGTAATTCCATTGCAAGATAATAACGGTAATGAATTTAGAGCTGGCGTAACTGCTGTACATGATGAAAACATCTCAGTTGATTTAAACCATCCAATGGCGGGTAAAAACTTGATGTTTAGCGGTGTGATTTTAAATGTTCGCGAAGCTACTCAGGATGAATTGACCCATGGCCATGCACACGGTGCCGACGGCCATTCAGGACACTAA
- a CDS encoding 3-oxoacyl-ACP synthase, translating to MPLTSILKAQLYQLCLTFIQKRIENIEYSLQQARQASNDDTKSSAGDKYETTREMMQQEMDRNSKLLYEAGQQKIALQQIENVDPAKVVKNGSLVLTSEGSFYISISAGEINFEGEKVYAVSQAAPIGKALIGRKKNESFKFNGKDYLVKDIL from the coding sequence ATGCCCTTAACTTCAATTCTTAAAGCTCAATTGTATCAACTTTGCTTAACTTTTATCCAAAAGCGGATCGAAAATATAGAATATTCTTTGCAGCAGGCTCGGCAAGCGTCAAACGATGACACAAAAAGTAGTGCTGGCGATAAATACGAAACCACTCGAGAAATGATGCAACAGGAAATGGATCGAAATAGTAAATTGCTGTATGAAGCTGGTCAGCAAAAAATTGCCCTGCAACAAATTGAAAATGTAGATCCAGCCAAAGTGGTGAAAAATGGAAGTTTGGTTTTAACATCAGAAGGTAGCTTTTACATTAGCATTAGTGCTGGTGAAATCAATTTTGAAGGGGAAAAAGTTTATGCAGTTTCGCAGGCGGCTCCAATTGGCAAGGCTTTGATTGGGAGAAAGAAAAATGAAAGTTTTAAGTTTAATGGCAAGGATTATTTGGTGAAGGATATTTTGTAA
- a CDS encoding DUF4397 domain-containing protein: protein MKTKNYFGNTTKIILSLLAITLTISACKKDFNGGDPIEAAGIGFVHASPGTGALDFILDNQKINSFTYTKDLGYYAAYPGTRLVGVAKKDSLKYLTSGTSILKSGLFYSVFVVDTLKSTKLLVVEDDLKAPETDKAKVRFINLSPGSAALDLAIVGKDAPLFTAKAFKEFTPFTTIDPSDSYSFQVKETGSTEVKVTLPAIKIEKGKIYTIWAKGLKSTTDSTKFGLTIMTNK, encoded by the coding sequence ATGAAAACTAAAAACTACTTCGGTAATACTACAAAAATTATCCTCTCTCTACTTGCAATAACCTTAACGATATCAGCATGCAAAAAGGATTTTAATGGCGGCGACCCTATAGAAGCAGCGGGAATTGGTTTTGTACATGCATCGCCAGGAACCGGCGCATTGGATTTTATTCTAGACAACCAAAAAATCAATAGTTTTACTTACACAAAAGATCTTGGCTATTATGCTGCTTATCCTGGTACAAGATTGGTTGGCGTAGCAAAAAAAGATTCCTTAAAATACTTAACATCAGGCACATCTATTTTAAAATCAGGCTTATTTTATTCTGTTTTTGTTGTTGACACCTTAAAATCTACCAAGCTTTTAGTAGTTGAAGATGATTTAAAAGCTCCAGAAACTGATAAAGCTAAAGTTCGTTTTATTAATTTAAGTCCGGGTTCTGCCGCTTTAGATTTAGCCATTGTTGGTAAAGACGCACCATTATTTACAGCAAAAGCATTTAAAGAATTTACACCATTTACCACAATCGATCCTTCTGATAGTTATAGTTTCCAAGTTAAAGAAACAGGTTCTACAGAAGTTAAAGTTACTTTGCCAGCCATCAAAATTGAAAAAGGCAAAATATATACCATTTGGGCTAAAGGATTAAAAAGCACTACCGACAGCACCAAGTTTGGATTAACGATAATGACTAATAAATAA
- a CDS encoding polysaccharide deacetylase family protein translates to MKRLIYFAAIISVLLSSCRPKATAEKTTDQQSIDDVKKVATHTKPANNKTILEKKEIPVLCYHQIRNNIASDSKRAHDDIIAPDKFKEHIKMLADSGYHSILPDQLYNYLVYNGPLPTKPIMITFDDTDMDQFLTGASTLKKYGFKGVYFIMTVSIGRKGRINYMTKANIKQLADEGNTIASHTYDHKNFVQFTEEDWKTQIDEPTKKLEEIAGKKVEYFAFPYGVYKESTLHKLKEHGFKAAFILSTPRDENYPLYTIRRIIDPGRYTAKNLYFSINKSFNKPKK, encoded by the coding sequence ATGAAACGTCTTATTTATTTCGCCGCTATCATTTCTGTTCTTTTAAGCTCTTGTCGCCCAAAAGCCACCGCTGAAAAAACTACAGATCAGCAATCAATAGATGATGTTAAAAAAGTCGCAACCCACACCAAACCTGCAAATAATAAAACGATTTTAGAAAAAAAAGAAATTCCTGTATTATGCTATCATCAAATTAGAAACAATATTGCCAGTGATAGTAAAAGGGCACATGATGATATTATTGCACCCGATAAATTTAAAGAACATATCAAGATGCTTGCGGATAGTGGCTACCATAGCATTTTACCTGATCAACTTTACAATTATTTGGTTTATAATGGTCCTTTACCTACAAAACCAATCATGATTACATTTGATGATACCGATATGGATCAATTTCTTACCGGTGCATCAACCTTGAAAAAATATGGATTTAAAGGTGTTTATTTTATCATGACGGTTTCTATTGGTCGAAAAGGACGGATAAATTACATGACGAAAGCTAACATTAAACAATTGGCAGATGAAGGAAATACGATTGCAAGTCACACTTACGATCATAAAAACTTTGTCCAGTTTACCGAAGAGGACTGGAAAACACAAATTGACGAACCTACAAAGAAGCTAGAAGAAATTGCAGGTAAAAAAGTAGAATACTTTGCTTTTCCGTATGGGGTTTACAAGGAATCTACACTGCATAAACTGAAAGAACATGGCTTTAAGGCCGCTTTTATTTTATCAACCCCTAGAGATGAAAACTATCCTTTATATACCATCAGACGCATCATTGACCCAGGAAGATATACTGCCAAAAATTTATATTTTAGTATAAACAAAAGCTTTAATAAACCGAAGAAGTAA
- a CDS encoding nitroreductase family protein, whose amino-acid sequence MSTNYEIVSKVIKERRSIFPDSYIKKEIPVEVLNQILETANYAPTHKLTQPWRFVVIRKAGLARLGVELGKLYKQLVTPQQFLQKKYDSFAAKTSQADCIIAINMQLSGKIPEWEELAAVSCAVQNMALTAESLKVGAYWSSPPLIDDLGEFLGLGENEKCIGLFYMGYHNEKPWQPNRTSIEQKVKWIED is encoded by the coding sequence ATGAGTACAAATTACGAAATCGTATCAAAAGTTATAAAAGAACGCCGCAGTATTTTTCCAGACAGCTACATCAAAAAAGAAATTCCTGTTGAAGTTTTAAATCAGATTTTGGAAACTGCAAATTACGCTCCAACCCATAAATTAACACAACCTTGGCGCTTTGTCGTCATCAGAAAAGCAGGTTTAGCGAGGTTAGGAGTGGAGCTTGGAAAACTTTATAAACAATTGGTAACTCCACAACAGTTTTTGCAAAAGAAATATGATAGTTTTGCTGCAAAAACAAGTCAGGCTGATTGTATTATTGCTATAAATATGCAGTTAAGCGGTAAAATACCTGAGTGGGAAGAATTGGCTGCAGTATCTTGTGCTGTCCAAAATATGGCTTTAACGGCCGAAAGCTTAAAAGTTGGCGCTTATTGGAGTTCACCTCCTTTAATTGATGATTTAGGTGAATTTTTAGGTCTTGGCGAAAACGAAAAGTGTATTGGTTTATTCTATATGGGTTATCACAACGAAAAACCTTGGCAGCCAAACCGAACTTCCATTGAACAGAAAGTGAAATGGATTGAAGATTAG